A DNA window from Chloroflexota bacterium contains the following coding sequences:
- the yidD gene encoding membrane protein insertion efficiency factor YidD, translated as MSTDFYLNDTGPLDAGPHLNSEEPRLRDLPLTLGNLPRVPLLAFIRLYQMTLSRALPPNTCRFYPSCSHYGYQAIYKYGALRGSLMAVWRVLRCNPFNPGGVDLVP; from the coding sequence ATGTCAACTGACTTTTATTTGAACGATACAGGGCCACTAGATGCAGGACCGCACTTAAATAGTGAAGAACCGCGTTTGCGCGATCTGCCATTAACGCTTGGAAATCTCCCGCGTGTGCCGTTGTTGGCCTTCATTCGTTTATATCAGATGACGCTCTCGCGCGCCTTGCCACCGAATACATGCCGCTTTTATCCATCTTGTTCGCATTATGGATACCAGGCAATCTATAAATATGGCGCGTTGCGCGGCAGTTTGATGGCGGTGTGGCGCGTTTTGCGTTGCAACCCTTTCAATCCGGGCGGCGTTGATCTGGTGCCATGA
- the rnpA gene encoding ribonuclease P protein component, with translation MKRKFRLTKATDFERVRRSGKSYAHPLVVLVISPNELQISRFGVSASKAVGNAVQRNRVKRQLREIIRSEMGHISPGCDALAIARSKITQASFAEIHQALEHLLTKAGLISIENTNVN, from the coding sequence GTGAAGCGCAAATTTCGTCTGACGAAGGCAACTGATTTTGAGCGGGTGCGGCGTTCTGGCAAGTCCTATGCCCACCCGCTTGTTGTGTTAGTTATCTCTCCTAACGAGCTTCAAATTTCCAGATTTGGCGTTTCAGCGAGTAAAGCGGTGGGCAATGCTGTCCAGCGCAATCGGGTGAAACGCCAGCTTCGCGAAATTATTCGCAGCGAAATGGGCCATATCTCGCCGGGTTGTGATGCGCTTGCGATTGCCAGAAGCAAAATAACTCAAGCCAGTTTTGCGGAAATTCATCAGGCGCTTGAGCATTTGCTCACGAAGGCTGGCCTGATTTCTATTGAAAACACCAATGTCAACTGA